One Mesoplodon densirostris isolate mMesDen1 chromosome X, mMesDen1 primary haplotype, whole genome shotgun sequence genomic region harbors:
- the USP11 gene encoding LOW QUALITY PROTEIN: ubiquitin carboxyl-terminal hydrolase 11 (The sequence of the model RefSeq protein was modified relative to this genomic sequence to represent the inferred CDS: inserted 1 base in 1 codon), translated as MAVAPRLFGGLCFRFRFRDQKPEVAFEGTSPXSPVAVTVRGGRTAMAAVARGQAAAAAAEDREPQREAVPGLASQRRQIENGRGYPLRAGESWFLVEQRWYKQWKVYVQGGNQDSSAFPGCINNAQLFEDQVNWRLKKGLVEGEDYVLLPAAAWHYLVNWYGLEHGQPPIERKVVELSSIQKVEVYPVELLLIQHSDMDTAHTAQFSCTDSIDLVLRTAQEQFLVSPQEETRLWIQNAEGSFERLCNTRVTVLDAALKTGQVVIMETRNKDGTWPSAQLPAMSSASEEDEDFQVQPGVCGLTNLGNTCFMNSALQCLSNVPQLTNYFLKNRYLEELNFCNPLGMKGEIAEAYADLVKQAWSGHHRSIVPHVFKTKVGHFASQFLGYQQHDSQELLSFLLDGLHEDLNRVKKKEYVELCDAAGRPDQEVAQEAWQNHKRRNDSVIVDTFHGLFKSTVVCPDCGNVSVTFDPFCYLSVPLPMTYKRVMEVFFVSMDPRRKPEQHRLVVPKKGNISDLCVALAKHTGVSPERMMVADVFSHRFYKIYQLEESLSSILDRDDIFIYEVSGRAAIGENSREDVVLPVYLRERTPAQDYNSSYYGLMLFGHPLLVSVPRDRLSWDALYHILLYRLSRYVTRPSSDDEDDGDEKDLEDKDNLPKPGHLAGGSSQDPGPEQAGPSSGVAGGSRAPVDNSPGPSHWPQRARRKHLFTLQTVNSNGTSDRSTFNEDTHAQPYIAIDWEPEMKKRYYDEVEAEGYVKHDCVGYMLKKAPVRLQECIKLFTTTETLEKENPWYCPNCKQHQLATKKLDLWMLPETLIIHLKRFSYTKFSREKLDTLVEFPIRDLDFSNFVIKPQNESAPELYKYDLIAVSNHYGGLRDGHYTTFACNKDSGQWHYFDDNNVSPVTENQIESKAAYVLFYQRQDVARRLQPQPSLSDPAASPACGTPANSEFIVIN; from the exons ATGGCAGTAGCCCCCCGGCTGTTTGGGGGGCTCTGTTTCCGTTTCCGTTTCCGGGACCAGAAGCCGGAAGTGGCTTTTGAGGGGACTTCTC TATCCCCAGTTGCGGTGACTGTGAGAGGAGGGCGAACGGCCATGGCGGCGGTCGCACGGGGTCAGGCGGCTGCAGCTGCGGCCGAGGACCGAGAGCCACAGCGTGAAGCGGTGCCGGGCCTGGCGAGCCAGCGGCGCCAGATCGAGAATGGGCGAGGGTATCCGCTGCGGGCGGGCGAAAGCTG GTTCCTCGTGGAGCAGCGCTGGTACAAGCAGTGGAAAGTATACGTGCAGGGAGGAAACCAGGACTCCAGCGCCTTCCCTGGCTGCATCAACAATGCCCAGCTCTTTGAAG ACCAGGTAAACTGGCGCCTCAAGAAGGGACTGGTGGAAGGTGAGGACTATGTGCTGCTCCCAGCGGCTGCTTGGCATTACCTGGTCAACTGGTATGGTCTAGAGCATGGCCAGCCTCCCATTGAACGCAAG gtCGTGGAGCTGTCCAGCATCCAGAAGGTTGAAGTGTACCCAGTAGAACTGCTGCTCATCCAGCACAGTGATATGGACACAGCTCACACCGCTCAATTCAGCTGCACAGATTCTATTG ACCTAGTTCTGCGCACCGCTCAAGAGCAGTTTCTGGTGAGCCCCCAGGAAGAGACACGGCTGTGGATCCAGAACGCGGAGGGCTCTTTTGAGAGGTTGTGCAACACACGTGTCACAGTGCTTGACGCCGCTCTCAAGACTGGGCAG GTGGTCATCATGGAGACCCGAAACAAGGATGGCACTTGGCCCAGCGCACAGCTGCCCGCCAT GAGCAGCGCGTCGGAGGAGGATGAGGACTTCCAGGTCCAGCCGGGCGTCTGTGGTCTCACCAATCTGGGCAACACGTGCTTCATGAACTCGGCCCTGCAG TGCCTCAGCAACGTGCCACAGCTCACCAACTACTTCCTCAAAAACCGCTACCTGGAGGAGCTCAACTTCTGCAACCCGCTGGGCATGAAGGGGGAGATCGCAGAGGCCTATGCAGACCTGGTGAAGCAGGCGTGGTCCGGCCACCACCGCTCCATCGTGCCCCACGTGTTCAAG ACCAAGGTCGGCCACTTTGCGTCCCAGTTTCTGGGCTACCAGCAGCATGACTCACAGGAGCTGCTGTCGTTCCTCCTGGATGGACTGCACGAGGACCTCAATCGTGTTAAGAAGAAGGAATATGTGGAACTGTGCGATGCTGCTGGGAGGCCAGATCAG GAGGTTGCTCAGGAGGCCTGGCAGAACCACAAACGGCGGAACGATTCTGTGATTGTGGACACTTTCCATGGCCTCTTCAAGTCCACGGTGGTGTGCCCTGATTGTGGCAACGTGTCTGTGACCTTCGATCCCTTCTGCTACCTCAGTGTCCCACTGCCTATGACCTACAAGAGGGTCATGGAGGTCTTCTTTGTCTCCATGGACCCCCGCCGCAAGCCAGAGCAG CACCGGCTCGTGGTCCCCAAGAAAGGCAACATCTCGGATCTGTGTGTGGCTCTGGCCAAACACACTGGCGTCTCGCCAGAAAGG ATGATGGTGGCCGATGTCTTCAGTCACCGCTTCTATAAGATCTACCAGCTGGAGGAGTCTCTGAGCAGCATCTTGGACCGAGATGATATCTTCAT ATACGAGGTGTCAGGCAGGGCTGCTATTGGCGAGAACTCCAGAGAGGACGTTGTGCTTCCTGTCTACCTGCGGGAGCGCACCCCAGCCCAGGACTACAACAGTTCTTACTATGGCCTGATGCTCTTCGGGCACCCGCTCCTGGTGTCGGTGCCCCGGGACCGGCTCTCCTGGGACGCCCTGTATCACATCCTGCTGTACCGCCTCTC ACGCTATGTGACCAGACCCAGCTCGGATGACGAGGATGATGGGGATGAGAAAG ACCTGGAGGATAAGGACAACCTCCCTAAGCCTGGACACCTGGCTGGGGGCAGCTCCCAAGACCCTGGGCCAGAGCAGGCTGGGCCCAGCTCTGGAGTCGCGGGCGGGAGCCGGGCCCCCGTGGACAACTCCCCTGGACCATCTCACTGGCCCCAGAGAGCACGGCGCAAGCACCTCTTCACCCTGCAGACAGTGAATTCCAATGGGACCAGCGACCGCTCGACCTTCAACGAGGATACCCATG CCCAGCCGTACATTGCCATCGACTGGGAGCCAGAGATGAAGAAGCGTTACTATGACGAGGTGGAGGCTGAG GGCTACGTGAAGCATGACTGCGTTGGGTACATGCTGAAGAAGGCTCCGGTGCGGCTGCAGGAGTGCATCAAGCTCTTCACCACCACTGAGACCCTGGAGAAGGAAAACCCCTG GTACTGCCCCAATTGCAAGCAGCACCAGCTGGCCACCAAGAAGCTGGACCTGTGGATGCTGCCGGAGACGCTCATCATCCACCTGAAGCGCTTTTCCTACACCAAGTTCTCCCGCGAGAAGCTGGATACCCTTGTGGAGTTTCCTATCCG gGACCTGGACTTCTCCAACTTTGTCATCAAGCCGCAGAACGAGTCGGCCCCAGAGCTGTACAAATATGATCTCATCGCAGTTTCCAACCATTACGGGGGCCTGCGGGATGGACACT ACACGACATTTGCCTGCAACAAGGACAGCGGTCAATGGCACTACTTCGATGACAACAACGTCTCACCTGTGACTGAGAATCAGATTGAG TCCAAGGCAGCCTATGTCCTTTTCTACCAACGCCAGGATGTGGCACGTCGCCTGCAACCCCAGCCCAGCTTATCTGACCCCGCGGCGTCCCCAGCCTGTGGTACCCCAGCCAACTCTGAGTTCATAGTTATAAATTGA